In one window of Episyrphus balteatus chromosome 3, idEpiBalt1.1, whole genome shotgun sequence DNA:
- the LOC129916240 gene encoding angiotensin-converting enzyme-like — translation MFTFFNNLTDKKFNFDVNSQRNQYKLNRNYVNFVNKIVTNAKKFDFNNFKDKELKYAFEVLVQLADENIIGASRNSRLLESLRELDYLPSYKEIPEYDDDRVKLSFKSHVEEIMKKTTDEEELKHYWIEWRNVTGNWAEDNLMITIDAIRDAAALSGLSPVEFWSRGFNITDMEHLMWKTRSLYWQLHAFFRNLLQKKFGKSIIGPSRLIPDHLFRQIGHQIMTNYSIIEELFPYNSLPHIDVDAHYSSTLYEIADLFYQNLGFEKYPSNIWEDRIKIFQPNKSVENEEEDEDKDKTDDDYSFVHYDYDEDREIDKVDNCEVRTIYKTPNISLQYCDNMDFLDFLEAHAEMGKLYYAKEMKGLPAYFFGAPQNLDYAIGKTAMLTASTYDYVEKIDTRLIGFYDITSKIEMNRVFRMAVQRFLYLPLDFVHAQVMIDLLSETITFEELNDHYWYNMMTYAGIKAPEGHTTDTYDFPFNFYQEMNNNQMSIEFTTEILSFQIHKKLCELSGKFPKKALHFCSIYGNGNRTRDAGNALKKMMKFGKSKPFNEVLASMFPEDPKVTADGILEFFKPLNKMLVRRNKKANINVLGWDLTLID, via the exons atgtttacatttttcaataatttaactgataaaaaatttaatttcgacGTAAATTCTCAACGCAATCAATacaaattaaatcgaaattacgtaaattttgtaaataaaattgttacgAATGCAAAAAAATTCGACTTTAACAACTTTAAAGATAAAGAATTAAAATATGCATTTGAAGTTTTGGTTCAATTAGCTGATGAGAATATAATTGGAGCATCTCGAAATTCAAGATTATTAGAGTCTTTGAGAGAGCTTGATTATTTACCAAGCTATAAAGAAATTCCAGAATATGATGATGATAGAGTGAAATTATCATTTAAATCACATGTTgaagaaataatgaaaaaaactacTGATGAAGAAGAACTCAAACACTATTGGATTGAGTGGAGAAATGTAACTGGAAATTGGGCAGAGGATAATCTTATGATCACTATTGACGCAATTAGGGACGCTGCTGCTTTGAGTG gtcTATCACCTGTAGAATTTTGGTCTAGAGGCTTCAACATAACCGATATGGAACATTTAATGTGGAAAACACGTTCTCTTTATTGGCAACTTCATGCGTTCTTTCGAaatctattgcaaaaaaaatttggcaaatctATTATTGGACCAAGTAGACTAATTCCTGATCATTTATTTCGACAAATTGGACATCAAATTATGACAAACTATAGCATAATTGAAGAATTGTTTCCCTACAATAGTCTTCCACATATAGATGTTGACGCACACTATTCATCAACATTGTATGAAATTGCCGacttattttatcaaaatttaggTTTTGAGAAATATCCATCAAATATTTGGGAAGATcgtataaaaatatttcaacctAACAAATCAGTtgaaaatgaagaagaagatgaagataAAGATAAAACTGATGATGATTATTCATTTGTTCATTATGATTATGATGAAGATAGAGAAATTGATAAAGTCGATAATTGTGAAGTTCGAACTATTTATAAAACTCCCAATATATCTCTACAATATTGTGATAATATGGACTTTTTGGATTTTCTTGAAGCTCACGCAGAAATGGGAAAGCTTTATTATGCCAAAGAAATGAAAGGTTTGCCAGCATATTTTTTTGGTGCCCCGCAAAATTTAGACTATGCAATTGGAAAGACTGCAATGCTTACAGCATCGACTTATGACTATGTAGAGAAGATTGATACTCGATTGATTGGATTTTATGATATCAcaagtaaaattgaaatgaatCGAGTTTTTCGAATG GCTGTACAACGATTTTTATACCTACCATTAGATTTTGTTCATGCTCAAGTTATGATAGATTTGTTGTCAGAAACCATTACATTCGAGGAACTTAACGATCATTATTGGTATAACATGATGACATATGCTGGGATAAAGGCTCCAGAAGGACATACTACTGATACTTATgattttcctttcaatttttatcaAGAAATGAACAACAATCAAATGTCAAT tgaaTTTACAACAGaaattttgagttttcaaattcataaaaaattatgcGAACTTAgtggaaaatttccaaaaaaagctTTGCATTTTTGTAGCATATATGGAAATGGAAATCGAACCAGAGATGCTGGTAATGCATTAAA aaaaatgatgaaatttggaaaatcaaAACCATTTAACGAGGTTTTGGCGTCCATGTTTCCTGAAGATCCGAAAGTTACTGCTGATGGAATATTGGAATTCTTTAAACCACTCAATAAAATGCTTGTTAGAAGGAACAAAAAAGCTAACATTAATGTTTTGGGTTGGGATCTTactttgattgattga